The DNA sequence AAAAGAAGAAAGAAACGAAATAATGAGGTTAGACCTGAATAATTCATACAATTTCAAACAGCTATTACTAGCATTGCTGCAACAGCATTTTTCACTTGTTCGATAAACACCCTTTGGGTGTACAAAAAGAACCCCAATCTGATATGGTTAAGTCACCACAACACAACCATAGAAAGGGGTTCTCTCAATGGCTACATTACATGAAAAAAAGGTGAAATTCAACTCTAAATTGACGGTTTCAAATACGGGTGGAAATCTATCCACCGACTCTGGGCTGATTCTCGTCAAAGAATTTATGGATTCCCTTAATTTTTCCGACCTATCAAAACAGCACCTGGAAATAGAGGACAAACGACTCTATCATACCCATGATAATTTTTCTTTGATGGAACAGTTGATTTATCAAAACATCGCCGGCTATTCGACTGATTCCTCCGCAAACATATTGAAGCAAGACCCTATTTTTAAGGTGGTTTTGGATAAATCCAATCTTGCCTCGCAGGCTTCACTTTCCCGATTCTGGGATCGCATAAGCGAAGAAAATATTTCTCAGCTGCAAGAGCTTAATCAAGCCATGATCGACAAGGTACGGTTGGCAAGAAATACGACGGAAATGATTTTCGACTTGGATTCGACCCATTCAGATACGTATGGAAACCAAGAGAAAACTGATTACAATGCGCATTATCAAACCAATGGCTACCATCCGTTAGTCGCTTTTGATGGATTGACGGGAGATTTCTTAAAAGCAGAACTTCGTTCTGGCAATGTCTACACATCTACTGGCATTGGCGCTTTTGTGGAGCCGCTTTTTGAACATTATAACCAAGTGGTTCCTGTCAGCAATATTCTCGTCCGTGGAGATAGCGGGTTCGCTACTCCGGAACTTTACGATCTCTGCGAAGTTTATGGCAGCTTCTTTGTGATTCGCTTAAAAGCAAATCGAAACCTTTCGAAACTGGCGGAGAGCTTTATTCAGATTGATGACAATCATCCTTGGGACAAAAAAGAAATCGTTTATTCTTCAACATCCTACCAAGCAAAAAGCTGGTCCAAAGAACGCCGCGTTTGTATCAAATCGACACGCGAAGCAGACGAGCTCCTATTCCGACATGAATACATCATCACCAACTACTCAAATAACGTCTCTGCGGAAACAGTCTTTCGGACGTACAGCAAACGCGGCACAATGGAAAACTTCATCAAAGAGGCGAAGAATGGCTTCTATTTTGATAAGACCGATAGCCCTTCATTTTTAGAGAATCACGCACGCATGATGGTAAGCCTGTTGGCTTACAACATCGTTAACTTTATGCGTACACTTTGTTTTACAAGCGGAGCGGCCAGCATGCAGGTGGACACAATCCGATTACGCCTCTTTAAGGTCGCAGGCAAACTAATTCGAACAGGACGTAGACTACTGCTGAAACTCAGTTCTCATCATGTCCATCAGGAACTGTTCTATCAAGTCCTCGGAAATATCCAGCAACTCTGTTGGTAAATGAAATGGCCCGAATTTAAAATCGGATTTCTTTTCAAGGGACGAGTGCGTCCAAATTTGGCTGAATAGCCATGGTTTAACTAAGCAATTTAGATTTCTAAACCTGTTGGAATCTGAAACGTAAAAAAAAGTACTGATTTCGGTAAAATTTACAACAATGGATCATTTTTGTATAGGTATGAATTATTCAGGTTAGATTAAATTTATTTTTCATTTAAATTTTCACCGTTACTTTTAATTACTTCTTGATACCAATAAAAAGATTTTTTCGGAATACGTCTGAATGTTCCCTTACCGAAATTATCTCGGTCAACATAAATAAAACCATAGCGCTTAGCCATTTCACCAGTTCCATTAGAAATAGAATCAATACATGCCCATGAGGTATAGCCGATTAATTCGACACCATCTAGAGTGATTGCGTCAGACATGGCTTTGATATGTTCTTTATGGTATTCAATTCTATAATCATCATGAATCTCATCAGTTTCTGTTAAATTATCGACAGCCCCTAAACCATTCTCTACAACAAACATAGGTTTGTTGTAACGATCATAAATTTCATTGATTGTAATTCGAAATCCTAATGGATCAATTTGCCAACCCCATTCGCTAGTTTCTAAATAAGGGTTGATTTCTGAAGCAAAAATATTGCTTTCGGTTTGATTCGCAGCATCAGGTTGGGCGCTGCTTACTCTTGAAGAATAATAAGAAAAGCTAATAAAATCTACAGTGTGGTCTCTTAAAACTTCGATATCACCATCTTTAATAGGAAGAGTGAGATTTTGTTGTTCGATTTGTTTTAAATAATAATTAGGGTAGCTTCCTCTTACTTGGACATCTGAAAACATATAGCTTTCACGTGAATCTTGGATAGATTTCCATACATCTTCTGGACGCGGCGTCTGAGCATAATAACTTCCAGCAGCCAACATACATCCAATTTGAAAATCAGGGTTTATTTTTTTAGCAAGCTGAGTTGCTTTAGCGCTGGCGACTAATTGATGATGGATCACATCAGTTGTAATCTGCTCTCTATTATCCTCTGGTTTAAAAGTTAAGCCTGTTGCTACAAAAGGGAAATGTAAAACCATATTGATTTCATTAAAAGTAAGCCAATATTTGACATAATCTTTATAATGAGTAAACACTGTTTCAGTGAATTTTAAATAAAAATCAATAGTTTGACGATTCTTCCATCCACCATATTCGTCAACCAAATACATAGGGATATCAAAATGGTTGATGGTTACTAAGGGTTCAATATTATATTTTCGACACTCTTTAAAGACATTCAGATAGTAATCCAAGCCTAACTGGTTAGGTTTGGATTCATTTCCCTTAGGATAAATTCTTGACCAAGAGAGTGATAATCGGTAGACTTTGAATCCCATTTGGGCCATCAGTGCAATATCCTCTTTGTAATGGTGATAATGGTCAATGGCGACTCTTGATGGAAAGAAAGTATCCTCTGGTAAAGATTTAGGATCCAAATTTCCTGTACCTACTTGGAAACGTAATTCCCCGTAAGGCATATAATCTAAATTTGAAAGGCCTCGTCCATCAATAGTGTAAGCTCCTTCTGTTTGATTCGCAGCAGTTGCTCCGCCCCATAAAAAATTGTTTGGAAATGACATATATATTCCTCCTTGTTCTTATCACAAAGTATAAGGGGTATGTCGGTAATCAAAAAGGAAGTTTCTTTAAAAGAAACTTCCTTGACGAACAAGCTTAATAGGTTTGCTTTAAATTGAGGATTAATAAGTCAATAACATATTTAAAAAAGTAGGCATTGAATTTTTCATATTGTATGGGGACATGTAACTGTTTCCCTTTGAATCTGATATTACTCTGACAACTTATGAGCCATTTTGTTCCATTTGTTTCCTCAAGTCTCTTCACTACGCGTTTGTTGTACTTGAAAGTATTGCCGTCTATACTGAGTACTAATAATAAATCATTGTCGTTAATATCGTAGGAATGATTAAAATCAACATCGCAAATAATAACATTCTTGTTGATCACTTGTAGTTCTGTTTGGATCTGATGGCAGAGGTAACGAGCATCGCCTTGAGCAAACACATATATAGTATTTGCTGAGGTAAGCTGTTTAATTAATAACTCCAGGCGATTATAATCTAAAGAATTTGTTAGAGAGTTAAGAAAATAAATCATAGTATTTGTAAAATTTAAAATATTATCTTTCATATTATCATATACATTAAAATCGTGACGGCGTCTCTCTAAGGATTCAAGGTATTCTAAGCAGGCATCTTTAAAGTCAATGTATGTTTTATAGTCTAAATATCTGACATATTTAGAAATTTGACTTTTTGATACAAACGTTCTAATAGCAACCTCATCCATTGTAATATAAGGAATCTCATGAATATGTTCTTGAAAAAATAAACTCAATATATAGAAAGTTGAATTTTTTTTATAGGAATTTGTCACATCATTTAGTTTATCCATTATCAATTGTATCAGTCCTTTATAATGTGAAGTTAAAACAGAGAGAATAAATAGCTCAATAAGTGACCAAGGGCTTATTCAAAAACAACATCAAGGGAACCGTAATCGTGATGGTAAGCATTGGTATCTAGAATTGTTCAGAATGGACACGGTCTTTCCCATAAATCATAGGATTATTTTTGTTTAATACACAGTCATGTCGTTAGCTATTTTGTAATAGTCTTAGATAGGTCATTCGCCCTCATTATAAAGGATTTTTTTATGCTATGGAATGGTCAAAATTTTCATGCTACGCCAGTGGTATTTTATATTCTGTGTTTTGCAAGACATTCCTACACAATATTGCAAAGAAAAAGTACACACATTTGCGCCTGAAATTTTTCTCTGATTATTTTGGTCTTGATAGAGCGTTTTTGAGCCGGAAGCTCTCTCCGGTGAAGCTTAAAATGTGTGCGTGATGAATCAAGCGGTCCACCAATGCCGCCGTCAAACGTGTATCGATAAACACCTTATTCCATTGGCTGAACTCCAAATTACTGGTGATGATGATACTTTTCGTTTCATACCAATCACTGATCAGCTGGAAGAGTAACTCGGCACCTTCCTTAGTGAACGGCACATAGCCCATCTCATCTAGGATAACCAACTTCACCTTGTCAAAGCGGTGCTTGAAGATCTCCAACGTGTTGTTCTTCCATTGGCGTTCCAATTCTCCCACCAATTCAGAGACTCGCCAGAAGCGTGGTTCAACACCAGCATGCGTGGCCATTTGGCCAAGAGCACAAGCTAAATGCGTCTTACCAGTTCCTGGGGTACCCACGAAAACGGCGTTTTCTTTTTGGCGGATAAAGGAGAGGCTGATTAACTCTTCCTTTGTGGTCGGATTTGGCAGCGTGATATGATCATGCCAGTCGTAGTTGTCTAAAGTCCGGCGTACAGGGAATTTGGCCT is a window from the uncultured Trichococcus sp. genome containing:
- a CDS encoding IS1380 family transposase, with the translated sequence MATLHEKKVKFNSKLTVSNTGGNLSTDSGLILVKEFMDSLNFSDLSKQHLEIEDKRLYHTHDNFSLMEQLIYQNIAGYSTDSSANILKQDPIFKVVLDKSNLASQASLSRFWDRISEENISQLQELNQAMIDKVRLARNTTEMIFDLDSTHSDTYGNQEKTDYNAHYQTNGYHPLVAFDGLTGDFLKAELRSGNVYTSTGIGAFVEPLFEHYNQVVPVSNILVRGDSGFATPELYDLCEVYGSFFVIRLKANRNLSKLAESFIQIDDNHPWDKKEIVYSSTSYQAKSWSKERRVCIKSTREADELLFRHEYIITNYSNNVSAETVFRTYSKRGTMENFIKEAKNGFYFDKTDSPSFLENHARMMVSLLAYNIVNFMRTLCFTSGAASMQVDTIRLRLFKVAGKLIRTGRRLLLKLSSHHVHQELFYQVLGNIQQLCW
- a CDS encoding 6-phospho-beta-glucosidase; this translates as MSFPNNFLWGGATAANQTEGAYTIDGRGLSNLDYMPYGELRFQVGTGNLDPKSLPEDTFFPSRVAIDHYHHYKEDIALMAQMGFKVYRLSLSWSRIYPKGNESKPNQLGLDYYLNVFKECRKYNIEPLVTINHFDIPMYLVDEYGGWKNRQTIDFYLKFTETVFTHYKDYVKYWLTFNEINMVLHFPFVATGLTFKPEDNREQITTDVIHHQLVASAKATQLAKKINPDFQIGCMLAAGSYYAQTPRPEDVWKSIQDSRESYMFSDVQVRGSYPNYYLKQIEQQNLTLPIKDGDIEVLRDHTVDFISFSYYSSRVSSAQPDAANQTESNIFASEINPYLETSEWGWQIDPLGFRITINEIYDRYNKPMFVVENGLGAVDNLTETDEIHDDYRIEYHKEHIKAMSDAITLDGVELIGYTSWACIDSISNGTGEMAKRYGFIYVDRDNFGKGTFRRIPKKSFYWYQEVIKSNGENLNEK
- a CDS encoding MurR/RpiR family transcriptional regulator; its protein translation is MDKLNDVTNSYKKNSTFYILSLFFQEHIHEIPYITMDEVAIRTFVSKSQISKYVRYLDYKTYIDFKDACLEYLESLERRRHDFNVYDNMKDNILNFTNTMIYFLNSLTNSLDYNRLELLIKQLTSANTIYVFAQGDARYLCHQIQTELQVINKNVIICDVDFNHSYDINDNDLLLVLSIDGNTFKYNKRVVKRLEETNGTKWLISCQSNIRFKGKQLHVPIQYEKFNAYFFKYVIDLLILNLKQTY
- the istB gene encoding IS21-like element helper ATPase IstB produces the protein METDRLEEVCKQLRLSHIPRVIGTEGFETKEDWLLFLLENELKCREELKTARLFKQAKFPVRRTLDNYDWHDHITLPNPTTKEELISLSFIRQKENAVFVGTPGTGKTHLACALGQMATHAGVEPRFWRVSELVGELERQWKNNTLEIFKHRFDKVKLVILDEMGYVPFTKEGAELLFQLISDWYETKSIIITSNLEFSQWNKVFIDTRLTAALVDRLIHHAHILSFTGESFRLKNALSRPK